Proteins from a single region of Seriola aureovittata isolate HTS-2021-v1 ecotype China chromosome 9, ASM2101889v1, whole genome shotgun sequence:
- the trim101 gene encoding tripartite motif containing 101 isoform X2, translating to MQRKEEVNFGGAAMSLPADLSCLQGGGGADREAALATLEKQLICPICLELFNKPVVILPCQHNLCRKCANELYQPSLFQARTTMMVNSGRFRCPSCRHEVVLDRHGVYGLQRNLLVENIIDIYKQEVSNNDNATSPLPLPPPPALPTCSDHEGERVNIYCLTCQVPTCSLCKVFGAHQSCQVAPLTDIYQQQKDELSGGVSSLVAVNDKIQALIDELEETCRNIEENCKAQKQSVCDKFSRMVSILDERHKAMTQRISSEQEEKTGHAQALVRCYGDSVEANAKLMERAASSMEEPDMAAFVQNSRELITKVIAATSSCPTEMLTPGYENISDYKFNFSRQERALKSIDFIKAVEEPEDEPEPEEPKEPSEPKHHQETSAQNLDSAVGPVKDTTPALISAPAEPVQTAAPTPALMPAAPGLSRNSVEADLQPETDDADLNDEGLGRIKNKREEERDEGCAAADSVKEANICEHQEGMSTQQAVTLLFYLLAFLVILQRVWVYIGCFICT from the exons ATGCAGAGGAAG GAAGAGGTGAACTTCGGCGGGGCGGCCATGTCACTGCCGGCGGACCTGAGCTGCCTGCAGGGCGGCGGGGGAGCAGATCGTGAGGCGGCGCTGGCGACGCTGgagaaacagctgatctgcCCGATCTGCCTGGAGCTGTTCAACAAACCGGTGGTGATCCTGCCCTGCCAGCACAACCTCTGCAGGAAGTGTGCCAACGAGCTCTACCAG CCCTCCCTGTTCCAGGCTCGGACCACCATGATGGTGAACAGCGGCCGTTTCCGCTGTCCGTCCTGCAGACACGAAGTGGTGCTGGATCGCCACGGCGTCTACGGCCTTCAGCGGAACCTGCTGGTGGAGAACATCATCGACATctacaaacaggaagtcagcaaCAACGACAACGCCACAAG ccccctccctcttcctccgcCTCCCGCTCTGCCAACATGCTCAGATCACGAGGGTGAGAGGGTGAACATCTACTGTCTCACCTGTCAGGTTCCCACCTGTTCTCTCTGCAAAGTGTTCGGGGCTCATCAGTCCTGTCAGGTGGCTCCTCTGACAGACATCTACCAGCAGCAGAAG GATGAGCTGAGCGGGGGAGTCAGTTCTCTGGTGGCGGTCAACGATAAAATCCAGGCTCTGATCGATGAGCTGGAGGAGACCTGCAGAAACATAGAG GAGAACTGTAAGGCTCagaaacagagtgtgtgtgacaagtTCAGCCGCATGGTCTCCATCCTGGACGAGAGGCACAAG GCGATGACACAGCGAATCAGCTccgagcaggaggagaagacaggCCACGCCCAGGCGTTGGTGCGTTGCTATGGAGACAGTGTGGAGGCCAACGCCAAGCTGATGGAGAGAGCAGCGAGCAGCATGGAGGAGCCGGACATGGCTGCTTTTGTGCAG AATTCAAGAGAGCTGATCACAAA AGTGATCGCAGCGACCAGCTCGTGTCCGACCGAGATGCTGACACCAGGATATGAGAATATTAGCGACTACAAATTTAACTTCAGCAGACAGGAGCGAGCTCTGAAGAGCATAGACTTTATtaaag CTGTGGAggaaccagaggatgaaccagagCCAGAAGAACCCAAAGAGCCCAGTGAACCAAAACACCATCAGGAAACCTCCGCCCAGAACCTGGACTCTGCTGTAGGACCAGTTAAAGACACAACCCCAGCACTGATATCAGCACCAGCGGAACCAGTTCAGACAGCAGCACCAACACCGGCCCTGATGCCAGCAGCTCCAGGACTGTCAAGAAACTCTGTGGAGGCAGATCTGCAGCCAGAGACCGACGACGCAGACTTGAACGATGAGGGATTAGGTCGGATTAAGaacaagagggaggaggagagagatgagggatgTGCAGCTGCTGACTCTGTTAAAGAGGCGAACATCTGTGAACATCAGGAGGGAATGAGCACGCAACAG GCTGTCACTCTGCTCTTCTACCTGTTGGCCTTCCTGGTCATCCTGCAGAGGGTTTGGGTTTACATCGGCTGCTTCATTTGCACATAA
- the trim101 gene encoding tripartite motif containing 101 isoform X1, whose amino-acid sequence MQRKEEVNFGGAAMSLPADLSCLQGGGGADREAALATLEKQLICPICLELFNKPVVILPCQHNLCRKCANELYQPSLFQARTTMMVNSGRFRCPSCRHEVVLDRHGVYGLQRNLLVENIIDIYKQEVSNNDNATSPLPLPPPPALPTCSDHEGERVNIYCLTCQVPTCSLCKVFGAHQSCQVAPLTDIYQQQKDELSGGVSSLVAVNDKIQALIDELEETCRNIEENCKAQKQSVCDKFSRMVSILDERHKAMTQRISSEQEEKTGHAQALVRCYGDSVEANAKLMERAASSMEEPDMAAFVQNSRELITKVIAATSSCPTEMLTPGYENISDYKFNFSRQERALKSIDFIKAVEEPEDEPEPEEPKEPSEPKHHQETSAQNLDSAVGPVKDTTPALISAPAEPVQTAAPTPALMPAAPGLSRNSVEADLQPETDDADLNDEGLGRIKNKREEERDEGCAAADSVKEANICEHQEGMSTQQCEGGRAESDAGDWTAQRETDEKQYDDEEEEEIQMKEATDATFYPSWYKPGSRRSLSHAYSEAWAQAEVYDAVEAESDLQIQPQPPWSQDSQLRPEAQMQQQVTSHPNQPPSGHALSPNQPPLHECQSQPCKTPIELDSASIPAPQVKLVQETAGGAGIIKEENEEEEEEEEEEMQGWVCLTGTVDKSFTLVEDSFDLGDGRLDNFSDHSDATLIIPPEEISSGKDKDNFKLSDGRVEDAEEREQLEEDVLGLNCASGLEEKDDFEAEVMDKGSVRSDESSEALRNDVSGLEKEAVATREESSRVKNDTLDAEDDGVESADSLIQGGGDAELEAGSSVFAENKQEDEEESEEPEDLNAIMEKSDTESEEKITPCVSLQVSVAWFYRRHHHHHHHHGCHHQPGSFTVYPPADVATPPHCLSALLLLFLIVAVSVLQSHFFEKTLPQLLQLFPLGVCAVGKEEGRTKRKLFQIYILPSN is encoded by the exons ATGCAGAGGAAG GAAGAGGTGAACTTCGGCGGGGCGGCCATGTCACTGCCGGCGGACCTGAGCTGCCTGCAGGGCGGCGGGGGAGCAGATCGTGAGGCGGCGCTGGCGACGCTGgagaaacagctgatctgcCCGATCTGCCTGGAGCTGTTCAACAAACCGGTGGTGATCCTGCCCTGCCAGCACAACCTCTGCAGGAAGTGTGCCAACGAGCTCTACCAG CCCTCCCTGTTCCAGGCTCGGACCACCATGATGGTGAACAGCGGCCGTTTCCGCTGTCCGTCCTGCAGACACGAAGTGGTGCTGGATCGCCACGGCGTCTACGGCCTTCAGCGGAACCTGCTGGTGGAGAACATCATCGACATctacaaacaggaagtcagcaaCAACGACAACGCCACAAG ccccctccctcttcctccgcCTCCCGCTCTGCCAACATGCTCAGATCACGAGGGTGAGAGGGTGAACATCTACTGTCTCACCTGTCAGGTTCCCACCTGTTCTCTCTGCAAAGTGTTCGGGGCTCATCAGTCCTGTCAGGTGGCTCCTCTGACAGACATCTACCAGCAGCAGAAG GATGAGCTGAGCGGGGGAGTCAGTTCTCTGGTGGCGGTCAACGATAAAATCCAGGCTCTGATCGATGAGCTGGAGGAGACCTGCAGAAACATAGAG GAGAACTGTAAGGCTCagaaacagagtgtgtgtgacaagtTCAGCCGCATGGTCTCCATCCTGGACGAGAGGCACAAG GCGATGACACAGCGAATCAGCTccgagcaggaggagaagacaggCCACGCCCAGGCGTTGGTGCGTTGCTATGGAGACAGTGTGGAGGCCAACGCCAAGCTGATGGAGAGAGCAGCGAGCAGCATGGAGGAGCCGGACATGGCTGCTTTTGTGCAG AATTCAAGAGAGCTGATCACAAA AGTGATCGCAGCGACCAGCTCGTGTCCGACCGAGATGCTGACACCAGGATATGAGAATATTAGCGACTACAAATTTAACTTCAGCAGACAGGAGCGAGCTCTGAAGAGCATAGACTTTATtaaag CTGTGGAggaaccagaggatgaaccagagCCAGAAGAACCCAAAGAGCCCAGTGAACCAAAACACCATCAGGAAACCTCCGCCCAGAACCTGGACTCTGCTGTAGGACCAGTTAAAGACACAACCCCAGCACTGATATCAGCACCAGCGGAACCAGTTCAGACAGCAGCACCAACACCGGCCCTGATGCCAGCAGCTCCAGGACTGTCAAGAAACTCTGTGGAGGCAGATCTGCAGCCAGAGACCGACGACGCAGACTTGAACGATGAGGGATTAGGTCGGATTAAGaacaagagggaggaggagagagatgagggatgTGCAGCTGCTGACTCTGTTAAAGAGGCGAACATCTGTGAACATCAGGAGGGAATGAGCACGCAACAG TGTGAGGGAGGAAGGGCAGAAAGTGATGCAGGTGATTGGAcggcacagagagagacagacgaaAAACAATacgatgatgaagaagaagaagaaatccagATGAAGGAGGCAACAGATGCTACGTTTTACCCCAGCTGGTACAAACCAGGCAGCCGGCGCAGTCTTAGCCACGCTTATTCAGAGGCCTGGGCCCAGGCCGAGGTGTATGACGCAGTAGAGGCTGAGTCTGACCTCCAGATCCAACCACAACCTCCATGGAGTCAGGACTCACAGCTCCGGCCTGAAGCTCAGATGCAGCAACAGGTCACGTCTCACCCAAACCAGCCTCCCTCAGGACATGCCCTCTCCCCAAATCAGCCTCCTCTACATGAATGTCAATCTCAACCCTGTAAGACGCCCATTGAGTTAGACAGTGCTTCTATACCTGCTCCCCAGGTGAAGCTCGTGCAGGAGACAGCAGGAGGGGCTGGTATAATCAAGGAggaaaatgaggaggaggaggaggaggaggaggaggaaatgcaGGGCTGGGTGTGTCTAACTGGGACTGTGGATAAAAGTTTCACTCTGGTGGAGGATAGTTTTGATCTTGGAGATGGTCGTTTGGACAACTTTTCTGATCATAGCGATGCTACATTGATCATCCCACCAGAGGAGATAAGTTCAGGGAAGGATAAAGACAACTTTAAGCTCAGTGATGGAAGGGTAGAGGATGCAGAAGAAAGAGAGCAGCTTGAGGAAGATGTTTTAGGTCTTAACTGTGCTTCAGGGCTGgaagaaaaagatgattttGAAGCTGAGGTGATGGATAAAGGGAGCGTTCGGTCTGACGAAAGTAGTGAGGCGCTGAGGAATGATGTCTCTGGGTTAGAGAAGGAAGCTGTGGCGACGAGGGAGGAGAGCTCGAGAGTGAAAAATGACACCCTGGATGCAGAAGATGATGGTGTGGAGAGTGCAGATAGCTTGATACAGGGGGGTGGAGATGCAGAGCTTGAGGCTGGTAGTTCAGtgtttgcagaaaataaacaggaggatgaggaagagagcGAGGAACCTGAAGACTTAAACGCCATAATGGAAAAAAGTGATactgaaagtgaagagaaaataaccccctgtgtctctctccaggtCAGTGTTGCCTGGTTTTAccgtcgtcatcatcatcatcatcatcatcatggatGCCATCATCAACCAGGCTCTTTCACTGTTTATCCACCTGCTGATGTGGCTACACCTCCACACTGTctttctgctcttcttctcttatTCTTGAttgttgctgtttctgttttgcagAGTCACTTTTTCGAAAAAACTCTGCCGCAGCTGCTTCAGCTCTTTCCTCTAGGTGTCTGTGCTGttgggaaggaggaaggaaggacaaagagaaaactatttcaaatatatattttaccctctaattaa
- the dnajc5ab gene encoding dnaJ homolog subfamily C member 5, with amino-acid sequence MEQQRQRALSTSGESLYAVLGVDKSATTEDIKKCYRKLALKFHPDKNPDNPEAAEKFKEINNAHSILVDATKKNIYDKYGSLGLYVAEQFGEENVNTYFVLSSWWAKALFVFCCLATGCYFCCCLCCCCNCCCGKCKPRPPMDQEPEFYVSPEDLEAQMTADERDGGEPIVMQPSSATETTQLTSDAHHSYRTDAY; translated from the exons atggagcagcagagacagagggctCTCTCCACATCAGGAGAATCGCTGTACGCTGTGCTGGGAGTCGACAAGAGCGCCACGACAGAGGACATCAAGAAATGTTACAG GAAACTGGCTTTGAAGTTTCACCCAGATAAGAACCCGGACAACCCAGAGGCAGCTGAGAAGTTTAAGGAAATCAACAACGCCCACTCCATACTGGTCGACGCCACCAAGAAGAACATCTACGACAAATACGGCTCGCTGGGGCTCTATGTCGCAGAACAGTTTGGAGAGGAGAACGTCAACACCTACTTTGTTCTGTCCAGCTGGTGGGCCAAG gccTTGTTCGTCTTCTGCTGCCTGGCCACAGGTTGTTATTTCTGCTGTTGCCTGTGTTGCTGCTGTAACTGTTGCTGTGGTAAATGTAAACCTCGGCCGCCCATGGACCAGGAGCCCGAGTTCTACGTCTCCCCCGAAGACCTGGAGGCCCAGATGACCGCTGACGAGAGAG ATGGCGGTGAGCCCATCGTGATGCAGCCATCCTCAGCCACAGAAACCACCCAGCTCACCTCCGATGCCCACCACAGCTACAGGACCGACGcatactaa